A genomic window from Purpureocillium takamizusanense chromosome 2, complete sequence includes:
- a CDS encoding uncharacterized protein (MEROPS:MER0029866~EggNog:ENOG503P3BW~COG:S), translating to MSTTTTGNNPSGDDDNASVSRRPLLAASLLGAGLVPGRASGFIPADFTPGTSLSVAYDGRPVELGNLFRAYECKLAPFISFQPETDVPSTTSYMLMLVDPDAPTPEDPKFAFWRHWLLPGLQPLAGVDGVVAQTKPAVTEYLGPGPKDSSRPHRYLFLLFREPDGLDLAEADVGGQEFEQRRSFDTPAFVERHGLTLVAVNWMRGAGDGWTE from the exons atgtccaccaccaccaccggcaaTAACCCctccggcgacgacgataacgCGAGCGTctcccggcggccgctgctcgccgcgtcgctcctcggcgccggtcTCGTCCCCGGCCGCGCCTCGGGCTTCATCCCCGCCGACTTCACGCCCGGCACCTCGCTGTCCGTCGCCTACGACGGGCGGCCCGTTGAGCTGGGCAACCTGTTTCGCGCGTACGAGTGCAAGCTCGCGCCGTTTATCAGCTTCCAGCCCGag ACTGACGTCCCCTCCACCACGTCCTACATGCTCATGCTCGTAGACCCCGACGCGCCGACCCCCGAGGACCCCAAGTTCGCCTTTTGGCGGCACTGGCTGCTCCCCGGGCTGCagcccctcgccggcgtcgacggcgtcgtcgcgcagacCAAGCCCGCCGTGACCGAGTACCTCGGCCCGGGCCCCAAGGACTC GTCCAGACCCCACCGCtacctcttcctcctcttccgtgagcccgacggcctcgacctcgccgaaGCGGACGTCGGCGGACAAGAGTTTGAGCAGCGGCGCTCCTTTGACACGCCTGCCTTTGTCGAGCGGCACGGGCTCACCCTCGTCGCTGTGAACTGGATGAGGGGTGCGGGAGACGGGTGGACCGAGTAG